The Shewanella japonica genome has a window encoding:
- the rsxG gene encoding electron transport complex subunit RsxG, protein MLKIISKNGLLLGLFALCCTGLVASVNFLTKDTIIEQQRKQLVSVLEQIIPNSMHNNQLTDDCILVANAEYLGTDEPLPVYIAKMDQQAVALAIEAVAPDGYNGDIKIILGISNDNELLGVRTLTHQETPGLGDKIELRKSDWVLGFSGMTYDSNSKPMAVKKDGGDIDQFTGATITPRAYVGAINKALEFVEQHRDELLSTVNHCGREHD, encoded by the coding sequence ATGTTAAAAATTATTTCTAAAAATGGATTATTACTCGGGCTATTTGCGCTGTGTTGTACAGGCCTTGTAGCGTCGGTTAATTTTCTAACTAAAGATACGATTATCGAACAACAGCGCAAGCAACTTGTCAGTGTGTTAGAGCAAATCATTCCTAACTCAATGCACAACAATCAACTTACTGATGATTGTATCCTAGTGGCCAATGCTGAATATTTAGGCACAGATGAGCCATTACCCGTTTATATCGCTAAAATGGATCAGCAAGCTGTTGCTCTTGCCATAGAAGCAGTGGCTCCAGATGGCTACAATGGGGATATAAAAATTATTCTTGGTATCAGTAATGACAACGAATTACTGGGTGTTCGTACATTAACTCATCAAGAAACACCAGGCCTTGGCGATAAAATTGAACTTAGAAAATCTGATTGGGTTCTTGGTTTTAGCGGTATGACTTATGACTCTAATTCCAAACCAATGGCAGTTAAAAAAGACGGTGGCGACATTGACCAATTTACAGGTGCGACAATTACTCCTCGTGCTTATGTAGGCGCTATCAATAAAGCACTTGAATTTGTTGAACAACATCGTGATGAGTTGTTATCAACCGTCAATCATTGTGGACGTGAACATGACTAA
- the rsxD gene encoding electron transport complex subunit RsxD: MAFKIASSPHVSTNLQTNKVMQRVALCLIPGIAAQVYFFGMGTLVQILIAVLVSLSAEAAVMKLRNKSIKSALSDNSALVTALLIAVAIPPLTPWWMTVIGCLFAIVIVKHLYGGLGNNIFNPAMAAYVLLLVSFPLQMTNWVAPAELTANHVGIIAALSQIFEISPASLDYFKITVDGHTMATPLDTFKTDLSMGMTSTESLQRNVFDGMTGIGWFWVNMAYLLGGLVMLKLKVIRWHISSAILLSIFICSGFAFLLNPDTHASPILHLFSGGTMLCAFFIATDPVTAATSPKGRLLFGAIIGVLIFVIRTYGGYPDAVAFAVLLANMCAPFIDYYIRPRSYGHRAGN; the protein is encoded by the coding sequence ATGGCATTTAAAATTGCTTCTTCACCCCATGTGAGTACCAATTTGCAAACCAATAAGGTGATGCAAAGAGTCGCACTATGCCTTATTCCAGGTATTGCAGCGCAAGTTTACTTTTTTGGCATGGGCACCTTGGTGCAAATATTAATTGCCGTATTGGTTTCATTATCTGCTGAAGCTGCTGTGATGAAATTAAGAAACAAGTCGATAAAAAGTGCGTTATCAGATAACAGCGCTCTAGTTACCGCACTACTTATTGCTGTTGCCATTCCTCCGCTAACGCCTTGGTGGATGACCGTGATTGGCTGTTTATTTGCCATTGTGATCGTTAAACATCTATATGGCGGACTGGGCAATAATATTTTCAACCCAGCAATGGCTGCTTATGTATTGCTGCTTGTTTCATTTCCACTGCAAATGACCAATTGGGTAGCACCTGCAGAACTGACTGCCAACCATGTTGGAATAATAGCGGCTTTAAGCCAAATTTTTGAAATCAGCCCAGCGAGTCTAGATTACTTCAAAATCACTGTTGATGGACACACGATGGCCACGCCATTAGATACGTTTAAAACAGATTTATCTATGGGAATGACCAGTACAGAAAGTCTGCAGCGTAACGTATTTGACGGTATGACAGGTATCGGCTGGTTTTGGGTAAACATGGCTTACCTTCTTGGTGGCTTGGTGATGTTGAAGCTCAAGGTCATTCGCTGGCATATCAGTAGTGCAATATTACTCAGTATTTTTATTTGTTCAGGTTTTGCGTTTTTACTTAACCCTGACACCCATGCAAGCCCGATTCTGCATTTGTTTTCTGGTGGCACAATGTTATGCGCATTTTTCATCGCTACAGATCCTGTAACAGCAGCAACTAGTCCAAAAGGCAGATTACTGTTCGGCGCAATAATTGGCGTGTTAATTTTTGTGATACGCACTTATGGTGGATACCCTGATGCCGTAGCATTTGCCGTATTATTGGCCAACATGTGCGCACCATTTATTGACTATTACATTCGTCCTCGTTCATATGGCCACCGTGCGGGTAATTAA
- a CDS encoding electron transport complex subunit E, which yields MTNYREIAWQGLWKNNPGLVQLLGLCPLLAVTATVTNALGLGLATLLVLVGSNILVSLVRDYVPKEIRIPVFVMIIAALVTCVQLLINAYAYGLYLSLGIFLPLIVTNCVIIGRAEAFASRNNVTSAAFDGLMMGVGFTGILVVLGGMRELLGQGTLFDGAELLLGDWASSLTIQVFNVESPFLLAMLPPGAFIAMGLLIALKNVIDAQIENRKPQQETETIARARITKVS from the coding sequence ATGACTAATTATCGTGAAATAGCTTGGCAAGGCTTATGGAAAAATAACCCAGGTTTAGTACAACTATTAGGCTTATGTCCACTGCTGGCAGTCACTGCCACTGTGACAAATGCGTTAGGACTCGGTTTAGCGACGCTATTGGTATTAGTGGGCTCTAACATCTTAGTCTCGTTAGTAAGGGACTATGTACCAAAAGAAATTCGTATACCGGTATTTGTTATGATCATTGCAGCGCTCGTCACCTGCGTGCAATTACTTATCAATGCTTACGCCTATGGTTTGTACCTTTCATTAGGTATATTCTTGCCACTGATTGTCACTAACTGCGTCATTATCGGCCGTGCTGAAGCATTTGCTTCACGTAATAATGTGACCAGTGCAGCATTTGACGGACTCATGATGGGTGTGGGTTTCACAGGTATTCTAGTGGTGCTAGGTGGAATGCGGGAACTACTGGGTCAAGGCACATTATTTGATGGTGCTGAACTCTTACTTGGCGATTGGGCTAGCTCATTAACCATTCAAGTATTTAATGTCGAAAGCCCTTTCCTCTTGGCGATGTTACCACCAGGTGCATTTATCGCCATGGGATTATTGATTGCATTAAAAAATGTCATAGACGCGCAAATTGAAAATAGAAAACCACAACAAGAAACAGAGACAATTGCACGTGCTCGGATAACAAAGGTTAGCTAA